The following coding sequences are from one Leptolyngbya sp. NIES-3755 window:
- a CDS encoding multi-sensor signal transduction histidine kinase (similar to AA sequence:cyanobase_aa:LBDG_22150) has protein sequence MTQFNLEAQPINLTSLKQPSIHSLTQVQPHGVLLILEEASLTVLQASTNTTTLLQIAPDALVGKSIDEIFDSFQVDRFRAGLAEENLDFINPSRVWIRRNGDDYAVFDAVFHRNADGFLILELEPALTQENIPFLSFYHLAKASINQLEATSNLQDFCQIIVREVRKVTDFDRVMLYKFDNDGHGEVVAEEKVEEMEAYLGLHFPESDIPIPARKMFVSNWIRVIPNASAEPASLYPIHNPITQQPTNLTLSILRSPYVCHTEYLHNMGVSASLTISLMKDDKLWGLIACHHRTPKYVSYELRKACEFLGRVIFAEISTREETADYHYRMHLARVQSALIESMSEAGSFVDGLVQSDLNLLDLTDAKGAAVCFGGRWTTIGQTPSEEELNYLVQWLAKTVDDEVFYTNSLPLIYSDAERFKHVASGLLAIPISKRSYVLWFRPEVIQTVNWGGDPNHAYELRETGDRLCPRKSFELWKETVRLNSLPWKPVEVQATLELRKAIVNIVLRQAEELALLAQDLERSNAELKKFAYVASHDLQEPLNQVANYVQLLEMRYHDQLDQDATEFIDFAVEGVTLMQTLIDDVLIYSKVDLKGIEWQLVDSDTALNHALGSLRGRIAETNAQVTHDPMPHIVADGTQLMQLFQNLIANAIKFRSSEAPRIHVGVERQEEAWLFSVKDNGIGLDPKFSDRIFVIFQRLHTRDEYPGSGMGLAICKKIVECHRGRIWVESELDRGATFYFTIPVGGRDHSHAIGQKKNYLSH, from the coding sequence ATGACTCAGTTCAACTTAGAAGCGCAACCCATTAATCTAACAAGTTTAAAACAGCCGTCGATCCACAGTCTGACGCAAGTTCAGCCCCACGGTGTTTTGCTGATTCTTGAAGAAGCATCGCTCACCGTTTTGCAAGCGAGTACGAATACGACAACGTTGCTGCAAATCGCTCCAGATGCACTGGTTGGGAAGTCGATCGACGAAATTTTCGATTCATTCCAAGTCGATCGATTTCGGGCTGGACTCGCTGAGGAGAATCTTGATTTTATTAATCCGAGTCGCGTTTGGATACGGCGAAATGGGGATGATTATGCGGTCTTTGATGCAGTGTTTCATCGAAATGCAGATGGTTTTTTGATTTTGGAATTAGAGCCAGCATTGACACAGGAAAACATCCCATTTTTGAGTTTTTATCATCTGGCGAAAGCATCCATTAATCAGCTTGAAGCGACTTCCAATCTCCAGGATTTCTGTCAGATTATTGTGCGAGAAGTGCGGAAGGTGACGGACTTCGATCGAGTGATGCTTTACAAGTTTGATAACGATGGGCATGGGGAAGTTGTTGCTGAAGAAAAAGTCGAAGAAATGGAGGCTTATCTTGGCTTACATTTTCCTGAGTCTGATATTCCGATTCCAGCTCGAAAGATGTTTGTCTCGAATTGGATTCGGGTGATTCCCAATGCTTCTGCGGAACCTGCTTCGTTGTATCCCATTCACAATCCAATTACGCAGCAACCGACGAATTTAACGCTCTCGATTTTGCGGAGTCCTTATGTGTGTCATACCGAGTACTTGCACAACATGGGTGTGAGTGCATCATTGACCATTTCATTGATGAAAGATGACAAACTATGGGGACTGATCGCGTGTCATCATCGCACTCCCAAGTATGTGTCTTATGAGTTGCGGAAAGCTTGTGAATTCTTGGGACGAGTGATTTTTGCGGAAATTTCGACTCGTGAAGAAACAGCAGACTATCACTATCGGATGCACTTGGCGCGAGTACAGTCCGCGTTGATCGAATCGATGTCTGAAGCGGGTAGCTTTGTCGATGGCTTAGTTCAGTCTGATTTGAACCTATTGGATTTGACAGATGCAAAAGGCGCAGCAGTTTGTTTTGGAGGACGTTGGACGACGATCGGGCAAACGCCTTCTGAAGAGGAACTGAACTATCTGGTGCAATGGCTAGCGAAAACTGTTGATGATGAAGTGTTCTATACCAATTCACTCCCGTTAATCTATTCGGATGCAGAGCGATTTAAGCATGTTGCCAGCGGACTATTAGCGATTCCGATCTCGAAGCGGAGTTATGTACTATGGTTCCGACCAGAAGTGATTCAAACCGTGAACTGGGGCGGCGATCCGAATCATGCTTATGAGCTACGAGAAACAGGCGATCGATTATGTCCACGCAAATCCTTTGAACTCTGGAAAGAAACCGTTCGGCTGAATTCGCTGCCGTGGAAGCCTGTTGAAGTTCAAGCTACTTTAGAATTGCGAAAAGCGATCGTTAATATTGTTCTGCGACAAGCTGAAGAACTTGCACTATTGGCACAGGATTTAGAGCGATCGAATGCTGAACTGAAGAAGTTCGCGTATGTTGCTTCACATGATTTGCAGGAACCGCTCAATCAAGTCGCAAACTATGTTCAACTGTTAGAAATGCGCTATCACGATCAGCTTGATCAAGATGCTACTGAGTTCATTGATTTTGCAGTTGAAGGCGTAACTTTGATGCAAACGCTGATTGATGATGTGCTGATTTATTCTAAAGTTGACCTGAAAGGCATTGAATGGCAGCTTGTGGATTCTGATACGGCTTTGAATCATGCGTTAGGTAGTCTACGCGGACGAATTGCTGAAACGAATGCTCAAGTCACTCATGATCCAATGCCGCATATTGTGGCGGATGGAACTCAATTGATGCAGCTATTTCAGAATTTGATTGCAAATGCGATTAAGTTTAGAAGCAGTGAAGCACCTCGAATTCATGTGGGAGTTGAGCGTCAGGAAGAAGCATGGTTATTCTCGGTCAAAGATAACGGCATTGGACTTGATCCGAAATTTAGCGATCGTATTTTCGTGATCTTCCAGCGATTGCACACCCGCGATGAGTATCCCGGTTCGGGAATGGGACTTGCGATCTGTAAAAAGATTGTCGAGTGTCATCGCGGGCGAATTTGGGTCGAATCAGAACTCGATCGAGGAGCAACTTTCTACTTCACGATTCCCGTGGGAGGACGAGATCACAGCCATGCGATCGGACAAAAGAAAAACTATCTTTCTCATTGA
- a CDS encoding response regulator receiver protein (similar to AA sequence:cyanobase_aa:LBDG_22140), producing the protein MRSDKRKTIFLIEDNRGDIRLIQEALKSTAIDCEVVVARDGVEAMNYLQQDQNLRPDLILLDLNLPKKDGREVLAEIKADPRIRHIPVVVLTTSRNEEDITKSYDLHVNCYIAKSRNLPQLFKIIRGIEEFWLETATLPL; encoded by the coding sequence ATGCGATCGGACAAAAGAAAAACTATCTTTCTCATTGAGGACAATCGCGGCGACATTCGACTGATTCAAGAAGCGCTCAAAAGTACGGCGATCGATTGTGAGGTCGTCGTAGCGCGAGATGGGGTTGAAGCGATGAACTATCTCCAACAGGATCAGAACCTCCGCCCGGATCTGATTCTGTTGGATCTCAATCTGCCGAAAAAAGACGGGCGGGAAGTGTTAGCTGAAATCAAAGCTGATCCGAGGATCAGACATATTCCTGTAGTGGTGCTAACCACTTCCCGTAACGAAGAAGACATTACCAAAAGCTATGATTTGCACGTCAATTGCTACATTGCAAAATCGCGAAATCTACCGCAATTGTTTAAGATTATTCGGGGGATCGAGGAATTTTGGTTAGAGACAGCAACTTTGCCCCTTTGA
- a CDS encoding multi-sensor hybrid histidine kinase (similar to AA sequence:cyanobase_aa:LBDG_22130): MVRDSNFAPLIRGAFIKVLLVEDNAAESRLLQEILKHTVLQEFYLAPVQRIGDAIAQLRSEHFDVILLDLTLPDSTGLDSIDAINQESPTLPIVVLTNTNDDELAVRAVRHGAQDYLVKRQITPDTLIRSIRYAIERKQASVALQEANEVLEERIRERTIDLETANRRLQEEIDRAQKIQERLELAQKAGKTGTFEWNVQTNTVSWTAEVEALYGLAPGSFDGHYDDWIQSLHPDDRNRIEQELQHAIDHKHGLDTEFRILHTSGSTHWIAVQSSLFFDSDRPFRMLGIHMDITEKKQLEAQFLRAQRLESLGTLAGGIAHDLNNILTPILAVLQLLPLKIPDLSDQNRHLLKTAEASARRGADLIKQILTFARGVEGRRIPLQLSHLLLEIRQIIEQTLPKSIDITTNIDPNLWLVSGDATQLHQVLMNLCVNARDAMPQGGTLTLKAENFSIDEQYARMHLDAKAGAYILVSVADTGMGIAPEHLHRIFDPFFTTKEVGKGTGLGLSALLGIVKSHGGFVDVQSEVNKGSQFRIFLPASRTVVPTIDEEIEIRSGQQQLILIVDDEAAICETMRETLIAQDYQVLIAQDGIEAVALMAQYQQKIRCVLMDVMMPTLDGLATLPLLRRFNPDLCAIAMSGLTATEIVAQAKNLGFEGFLQKPFTRKDLLQMLGRYLLSDRI; encoded by the coding sequence TTGGTTAGAGACAGCAACTTTGCCCCTTTGATTCGTGGGGCTTTTATTAAAGTGCTGCTAGTTGAGGATAATGCAGCCGAATCCCGTTTACTACAAGAAATTTTGAAACATACCGTACTTCAAGAGTTTTATCTTGCTCCGGTGCAACGAATTGGAGACGCGATCGCACAATTAAGATCCGAACATTTTGACGTAATTTTGCTCGATCTCACGCTTCCAGATAGTACCGGACTCGATTCGATCGATGCAATTAATCAAGAATCTCCAACTTTACCGATCGTCGTTCTGACTAATACTAACGATGATGAACTAGCGGTCCGAGCCGTTCGACATGGTGCACAAGACTATCTGGTAAAGCGACAGATCACTCCAGATACCTTAATCCGATCGATTCGATATGCGATCGAGCGAAAGCAAGCATCAGTCGCCCTCCAAGAAGCAAACGAAGTTCTAGAAGAGCGAATCCGAGAACGGACGATTGATCTTGAAACTGCGAATCGACGACTTCAAGAAGAAATCGATCGTGCTCAGAAAATCCAAGAACGGTTAGAACTAGCTCAAAAAGCAGGAAAAACGGGAACTTTTGAATGGAATGTCCAAACGAATACAGTGTCTTGGACAGCCGAAGTGGAAGCACTTTACGGACTTGCACCCGGTAGCTTTGACGGACATTACGACGATTGGATTCAATCACTGCATCCTGACGATCGCAACCGCATCGAGCAAGAACTTCAACATGCGATCGACCATAAACACGGATTAGATACGGAGTTTCGGATTCTGCACACTAGCGGCAGCACTCATTGGATTGCAGTTCAAAGTAGCTTATTTTTTGACAGCGATCGACCCTTCCGAATGCTCGGTATTCACATGGATATCACCGAGAAAAAACAACTCGAAGCCCAATTTCTAAGAGCACAACGACTCGAAAGCTTAGGTACATTAGCAGGAGGAATTGCTCACGATTTAAACAACATTCTTACGCCAATTCTTGCAGTACTACAGTTACTACCGCTCAAAATTCCTGATCTAAGTGATCAAAATCGCCATCTACTAAAAACGGCTGAAGCGAGTGCCCGTCGAGGAGCCGATTTAATCAAACAGATTCTTACCTTTGCGCGGGGTGTAGAAGGGCGACGCATCCCTTTACAGTTGAGTCATCTATTGCTTGAGATTAGACAAATCATCGAGCAAACCTTACCCAAGTCGATCGACATTACCACCAACATCGATCCAAATCTTTGGCTGGTTTCTGGTGATGCAACTCAACTCCACCAAGTACTGATGAATCTTTGTGTCAATGCTCGTGATGCCATGCCTCAAGGCGGAACATTAACACTCAAAGCTGAGAATTTCTCGATCGATGAGCAATATGCTCGAATGCACTTAGATGCAAAAGCCGGTGCTTATATTCTTGTGAGCGTTGCAGACACAGGAATGGGGATTGCGCCTGAACACCTCCATCGCATCTTTGATCCATTCTTCACTACCAAAGAAGTCGGTAAAGGAACAGGGCTAGGACTCTCTGCACTGCTGGGCATTGTGAAAAGTCATGGTGGATTTGTTGATGTTCAAAGCGAAGTCAACAAAGGCAGTCAATTTAGAATCTTTCTGCCTGCAAGTCGCACTGTTGTACCCACGATCGATGAAGAAATAGAAATTCGATCGGGTCAACAACAATTAATCCTGATTGTGGATGATGAAGCGGCAATTTGTGAAACGATGCGAGAAACATTGATCGCTCAGGATTATCAAGTTCTGATTGCTCAGGATGGGATTGAAGCTGTTGCATTGATGGCTCAATACCAGCAAAAGATTCGATGTGTGTTGATGGATGTGATGATGCCAACCTTAGATGGTCTTGCCACATTGCCCTTGCTGCGTCGATTTAATCCAGATCTTTGTGCGATCGCAATGAGTGGACTGACCGCGACCGAAATCGTAGCTCAAGCAAAAAACCTCGGCTTTGAAGGATTTCTACAAAAGCCCTTTACTCGAAAAGACCTCTTGCAAATGCTGGGGAGATATCTCTTGAGCGATCGGATCTAA
- a CDS encoding dihydrouridine synthase TIM-barrel protein nifR3 (similar to AA sequence:cyanobase_aa:LBDG_37300), whose protein sequence is MLILPPDLQTRLAAPLKIGDFEVKSRVLQSPLSGVTDLVFRRLVRRHAPDSMMYTEMVNATGLHYVKELPILMEVDPNERPISIQLFDCRPDFLAEAAQKAVGEGADTVDINMGCPVNKITKNGGGSSLLRQPELAAEIVRSVVNAVDVPVTVKTRIGWTEKEITILDFARRMEDAGAKMITVHGRTRAQGYNGPAKWEWIAKVKEILSIPVIANGDIFSVESAVKCLEFTKADGVMCSRGTLGYPFLVGEVDHFLKTGEERVKPTPIERLECARDHLQMLWEYKGDRGVRQARKHMTWYSKGFAGAAELRGQLSVIENVNQGLELLEKAIDRLSQTGWQEEPEAELVQV, encoded by the coding sequence ATGTTGATTCTGCCTCCCGATTTGCAAACCCGTCTCGCTGCACCTCTAAAGATTGGAGATTTTGAGGTAAAAAGCCGCGTGTTGCAATCTCCGCTATCGGGGGTGACGGATCTGGTATTCCGGCGATTAGTGCGTCGTCATGCGCCCGATTCGATGATGTACACCGAAATGGTGAATGCGACAGGTTTGCACTATGTCAAAGAGTTGCCGATTCTGATGGAAGTTGATCCAAACGAGCGTCCGATCAGCATTCAACTGTTTGATTGTCGTCCTGATTTCCTCGCTGAAGCGGCTCAAAAAGCAGTCGGGGAAGGTGCAGATACCGTTGACATCAATATGGGCTGTCCTGTGAACAAGATTACGAAGAATGGCGGCGGTTCTTCGTTGTTACGCCAGCCTGAATTGGCAGCGGAAATTGTTCGATCGGTGGTCAATGCGGTCGATGTTCCAGTGACGGTCAAAACCCGAATCGGCTGGACGGAAAAAGAAATCACCATTCTCGATTTTGCGAGACGAATGGAAGACGCAGGCGCAAAAATGATCACGGTTCATGGACGAACTCGCGCTCAAGGATATAACGGTCCAGCCAAGTGGGAATGGATCGCGAAAGTGAAAGAAATTCTCTCAATTCCCGTAATCGCAAACGGTGACATTTTCTCAGTCGAATCCGCTGTGAAATGCCTGGAATTCACCAAAGCAGATGGCGTAATGTGTTCGCGTGGAACTTTGGGTTATCCCTTCCTGGTGGGCGAAGTTGATCATTTTCTCAAAACTGGAGAAGAGAGAGTGAAACCCACTCCGATCGAGCGATTAGAATGCGCCCGTGATCATCTTCAAATGTTGTGGGAATACAAAGGCGATCGAGGGGTTCGTCAAGCCCGCAAACACATGACTTGGTACTCGAAAGGATTTGCAGGTGCGGCAGAACTACGCGGACAGTTGAGCGTGATCGAGAATGTGAATCAAGGGTTGGAACTGTTGGAAAAGGCGATCGATCGATTGTCTCAAACCGGTTGGCAAGAAGAACCCGAAGCAGAACTGGTACAGGTTTGA
- a CDS encoding hypothetical protein (conserved hypothetical protein;~similar to AA sequence:cyanobase_aa:LBDG_24730): MLSRVADSIYWMNRYVERAENIARFVDVNLTLLLDSPIGVSQQWKPLVMTTGDLHLFEERYGEANAENVIRFLTFDRAYSNSIISCLNAARENARSVREIISSEMWQQINAFYHFVNDAANDQSLNFQTFFSEVKLASHLFAGIASATMTHSEGWHFGLMGRWLERADKTSRIVDVKYFILLPSVKDVGTTLDQLQWIALLRSTSAYEMYRKRGVHRITPKSVAEFLVLDREFPRSIRYCIRQTERSLHQITGTLEGTWNTGVERSLGKLRADLDYLTIDDVMESGLHEFLDNLQRRMNEVGLKLSETFFDTQPVTSTAPTPSR; encoded by the coding sequence ATGTTGAGCCGAGTAGCAGATTCGATCTACTGGATGAATCGATATGTCGAGCGGGCAGAAAACATTGCTCGATTTGTCGATGTGAATTTGACCTTGTTGTTGGATTCCCCGATCGGGGTTTCGCAACAGTGGAAACCGTTAGTCATGACCACAGGCGATCTCCATCTCTTTGAAGAGCGATACGGGGAAGCGAATGCTGAGAATGTGATTCGATTCCTCACCTTCGATCGAGCTTATTCAAATTCGATTATTTCCTGTCTGAATGCAGCACGAGAGAATGCTCGATCGGTGCGCGAAATTATTTCCTCTGAAATGTGGCAGCAAATCAATGCTTTTTACCATTTCGTGAATGATGCTGCGAATGATCAATCCCTGAATTTCCAAACCTTTTTCAGCGAAGTGAAACTAGCAAGTCATTTGTTTGCTGGAATCGCTAGTGCAACGATGACACACAGCGAAGGATGGCACTTTGGATTGATGGGACGCTGGCTCGAACGCGCTGATAAAACGAGCCGAATTGTTGATGTGAAGTACTTTATTCTGCTGCCATCGGTGAAAGATGTGGGCACAACTTTGGATCAGTTGCAGTGGATTGCATTACTCCGATCGACCAGTGCCTACGAAATGTACCGCAAGCGTGGAGTTCATCGAATTACACCCAAGTCGGTGGCAGAATTTTTAGTCCTCGATCGAGAATTTCCGCGATCGATTCGCTACTGTATTCGACAAACTGAACGATCGTTGCATCAAATCACGGGAACGCTAGAAGGCACTTGGAACACTGGAGTCGAACGGAGTTTAGGAAAGCTTAGAGCCGATTTGGATTATTTAACGATCGACGATGTGATGGAATCGGGACTGCATGAATTCTTAGACAATCTTCAGCGTCGAATGAACGAGGTCGGATTGAAACTCTCTGAAACGTTCTTTGACACGCAGCCTGTGACTTCAACCGCCCCAACCCCGTCCAGATGA
- a CDS encoding hypothetical protein (similar to AA sequence:cyanobase_aa:LBDG_24720), which produces MKLANYDPGHFYDELFDAPGSPRSEVAPLIERINSLSIEEIQHRQQAAQIALFKMGVTFNVYSDSQGTEKIFPFDILPRTIAASEWQGLEKGLKQRILALNHFLADVYGDQKIVQDGVIPADVVYSSKGFLKACKDLKPPKGIWSHISGMDLVRDRDGQWYVLEDNLRCPSGVSYVLEGRRIMKSTLPLVFNRMQIQPVEEYPSHLLETLLNLAPDYIDDPTVVLLTPGIYNSAYFEHSYLAQQMGVELVEGRDLVVSDGYLQMRTTKGLKRVDVIYRRIDDEFVDPLVFRPDSLLGIPGLTEVYRSGRLGLANALGTGVADDKVIYAYVPEMIRYYLGEDAILSNVPTYLCWEPSQLDHVLANLDQLVVKAANESGGYGMLIGTQSTQAEREAFAAKIKAAPRNYIAQPTLSLSRVPALIGDEFEGCHVDLRPYILFGEDIYVTPGGLTRVALKKGSLVVNSSQGGGYKDTWVVS; this is translated from the coding sequence GTGAAGTTAGCAAACTATGATCCAGGGCACTTTTACGATGAATTGTTCGATGCACCGGGATCGCCTCGTTCAGAAGTGGCTCCATTGATTGAGCGGATCAATTCGTTGTCGATCGAAGAAATTCAGCATCGACAGCAAGCGGCTCAGATTGCGTTGTTCAAAATGGGGGTGACGTTCAATGTTTATAGCGATAGTCAAGGGACGGAAAAGATTTTCCCGTTTGATATTTTGCCAAGAACGATAGCGGCTTCAGAATGGCAAGGTTTGGAGAAAGGACTAAAGCAGCGAATTCTAGCGCTGAATCATTTTTTGGCAGATGTGTACGGCGATCAAAAGATTGTGCAGGATGGCGTGATTCCAGCCGATGTGGTGTATTCCTCGAAAGGATTTCTCAAGGCTTGTAAGGATCTCAAGCCACCGAAGGGGATTTGGTCACACATTAGCGGGATGGATTTGGTGCGCGATCGAGATGGACAATGGTATGTTCTCGAAGATAATTTGCGCTGTCCTTCAGGAGTCTCCTATGTGCTAGAAGGGCGGCGGATTATGAAAAGTACGTTGCCGCTGGTGTTCAACCGAATGCAGATTCAGCCCGTCGAGGAATATCCGAGTCATTTACTCGAAACTTTGCTGAACCTTGCCCCAGATTACATTGATGATCCGACTGTTGTTTTACTGACACCGGGGATTTATAACTCTGCGTATTTTGAACATTCCTATCTGGCTCAACAGATGGGCGTGGAGTTGGTTGAAGGTCGAGATTTAGTCGTGTCTGATGGCTATCTTCAGATGCGAACGACAAAAGGCTTGAAGCGGGTGGATGTGATTTATCGACGGATTGATGATGAGTTTGTTGATCCATTAGTGTTTCGTCCTGATTCGCTCTTGGGCATTCCGGGACTGACAGAAGTTTATCGATCGGGTCGTCTCGGTCTGGCGAATGCCCTTGGAACGGGAGTTGCAGACGATAAAGTAATCTACGCCTATGTTCCAGAAATGATTCGGTACTATTTGGGCGAAGATGCAATCCTTTCCAATGTGCCGACTTATCTCTGTTGGGAGCCATCGCAGTTAGATCATGTGCTGGCAAATCTCGATCAGTTAGTCGTGAAAGCTGCGAATGAATCAGGGGGTTATGGAATGTTGATTGGAACACAATCGACGCAGGCAGAACGAGAAGCATTTGCAGCAAAAATTAAAGCGGCTCCTCGGAATTATATTGCTCAGCCAACCTTGTCTTTATCGAGAGTTCCAGCCTTGATCGGTGATGAATTTGAGGGCTGTCATGTGGATCTGCGTCCCTATATTTTGTTTGGCGAAGATATCTATGTGACTCCAGGTGGACTGACTCGTGTGGCACTGAAAAAGGGTTCGCTGGTAGTGAACTCTTCGCAGGGTGGGGGCTATAAAGATACTTGGGTTGTGAGTTGA
- a CDS encoding hypothetical protein (similar to AA sequence:cyanobase_aa:LBDG_24710), with translation MAMTYVADLGQGQALSIDNIGAQTTITWETKSTGQQQSQQMSLSLGKWSASPIVYRVQHGFVLQIESNHRPYYVRLQSNSISLLSEVPLMLGAEEVPLRYVASSSPKMPEMKPLEPLRMGNMSMRMEPMEMSMGNMNLSASSSSAPHFCTQCGTKVKEGDRFCSQCGTKLT, from the coding sequence ATGGCGATGACTTACGTAGCAGATTTGGGACAGGGGCAAGCGTTATCGATCGACAATATCGGCGCTCAAACCACAATCACTTGGGAAACAAAGAGCACCGGACAACAACAAAGCCAGCAGATGAGTTTGTCGCTCGGTAAATGGTCGGCTTCTCCGATCGTGTATCGAGTCCAACATGGCTTTGTGTTGCAGATTGAGTCGAATCATCGTCCTTACTATGTTCGACTGCAATCAAATAGTATTAGCTTACTCAGCGAGGTTCCTTTGATGCTCGGTGCAGAAGAGGTTCCCTTGCGCTATGTCGCTTCTTCTAGCCCTAAAATGCCAGAGATGAAGCCTTTGGAACCGTTACGAATGGGAAATATGTCGATGCGGATGGAGCCGATGGAGATGAGCATGGGCAATATGAATCTCTCGGCTTCTAGCAGTTCGGCTCCACATTTTTGTACTCAGTGTGGGACGAAAGTAAAGGAGGGCGATCGGTTTTGTTCTCAGTGTGGAACAAAGTTGACCTGA
- a CDS encoding naphthoate synthase (similar to AA sequence:cyanobase_aa:LBDG_54170): MTTDWTSVKDYEDILYHKADGIAKITINRPHKRNAFRPKTIVELYDAFANAREDSRIGVILFTGAGPHTDGKYAFCSGGDQSVRGHAGYVDEAGVPRLNVLDLQRLIRSMPKAIIALVAGYAIGGGHVLHLLCDLTIAADNAIFGQTGPKVGSFDGGFGASYMARIVGQKKAREIWYLCRQYNAQEALDMGLVNTVVPIDQLEAEGVQWAEEILEKSPIAIRCLKAALNADCDGQAGLQELAGNATMLYYMTEEGAEGKQAFLEKRKPDFRKYPWLP, encoded by the coding sequence ATGACAACCGATTGGACAAGCGTAAAAGACTACGAAGACATTCTTTATCACAAAGCCGATGGCATCGCTAAAATCACGATTAATCGCCCCCACAAACGCAATGCTTTTCGTCCAAAAACGATCGTTGAACTTTATGATGCGTTCGCGAATGCACGAGAAGATAGTCGCATTGGAGTAATTTTATTTACAGGTGCAGGACCGCATACAGATGGCAAATATGCGTTCTGTTCGGGTGGCGATCAAAGCGTTCGAGGTCATGCGGGATATGTGGATGAAGCAGGCGTTCCAAGATTGAATGTTCTGGATTTGCAGAGATTGATCCGATCGATGCCGAAAGCGATTATTGCGCTCGTTGCCGGATATGCGATCGGCGGTGGTCACGTCTTACATTTGCTGTGTGATTTGACGATCGCGGCTGATAACGCAATTTTTGGACAGACTGGACCGAAAGTGGGAAGCTTCGACGGCGGATTTGGCGCGAGTTATATGGCGCGAATTGTCGGGCAAAAGAAAGCTCGTGAAATCTGGTATCTCTGCCGTCAGTACAACGCTCAGGAAGCTTTAGACATGGGATTGGTTAATACTGTGGTTCCAATCGATCAACTCGAAGCTGAGGGCGTTCAGTGGGCGGAGGAAATTTTAGAAAAAAGCCCGATCGCGATTCGCTGTCTCAAAGCGGCGTTGAATGCGGACTGTGACGGACAAGCAGGATTACAAGAACTCGCTGGAAATGCGACGATGCTTTACTACATGACCGAAGAAGGTGCTGAAGGAAAACAAGCCTTTCTCGAAAAACGTAAACCTGATTTTCGGAAATATCCTTGGTTGCCTTAG